In Neomonachus schauinslandi chromosome 6, ASM220157v2, whole genome shotgun sequence, a genomic segment contains:
- the MBL2 gene encoding LOW QUALITY PROTEIN: mannose-binding protein C (The sequence of the model RefSeq protein was modified relative to this genomic sequence to represent the inferred CDS: inserted 1 base in 1 codon): MRVLTHETTLLFSSLPVLLCVLTTANSEAEASGNAQKTCPVITCTIPGRDGRDRPKGEKGEPGQGLRGLQGPPGKMGPPGNIGPPGASGPKGPKGDHGDSSDKLAHLEREIKSLKSELDHVKKLQAFSLGKKTGKKHYVTNGETMPFSKVKALCAELQGTMAXPKNAEENEAIRHVAKNVAFLGITDEVTEGQFMYVTGGRLSYSNWRTNEPNDHSSGEDCVTILEDGLWNDISCHSSFLAVYEFPA, from the exons ATGCGCGTGCTCACACATGA GACCACGCTCTTGTTTTCATCGCTTCCTGTCCTTCTGTGTGTGCTGACAACAGCCAACTCAGAAGCAGAAGCCTCGGGCAATGCCCAGAAGACGTGCCCAGTGATCACCTGCACCATCCCGGGCAGAGATGGACGAGACAGACCCAAGGGAGAAAAGGGCGAACCAG GGCAAGGGCTCCGGGGCTTACAGGGCCCTCCAGGAAAAATGGGGCCTCCAGGAAATATCGGGCCTCCTGGGGCTTCAGGACCAAAGGGCCCCAAAGGAGACCATGGAGATAGTTCAG ACAAGCTGGCTCACCTAGAGAGGGAGATAAAGAGTCTGAAATCAGAACTGGACCACGTCAAAAAGT TGCAAGCGTTCTCCTTGGGCAAAAAGACTGGGAAGAAGCACTACGTGACCAACGGTGAAACAATGCCTTTTTCCAAAGTGAAGGCTCTGTGTGCCGAGCTCCAGGGCACTATGG ACCCTAAGAATGCCGAGGAAAACGAAGCCATCCGGCATGTGGCCAAGAACGTGGCCTTCCTGGGCATCACGGATGAGGTGACTGAAGGCCAGTTTATGTATGTGACAGGAGGGAGGCTGAGCTACAGCAACTGGAGGACAAATGAGCCCAACGACCACAGCTCTGGGGAGGACTGTGTGACCATCCTCGAGGACGGGCTCTGGAATGACATCTCCTGCCACTCCTCCTTCCTGGCCGTCTATGAATTCCCAGCCTGA